From Homo sapiens chromosome 6, GRCh38.p14 Primary Assembly, the proteins below share one genomic window:
- the MEP1A gene encoding meprin A subunit alpha isoform X1 — protein MAWIRSTCILFFTLLFAHIAAVPVSRVLLFGYLEILILVYIIHFLYIYFFQIKYLPEENVHDADFGEQKDISEINLAAGLDLFQGDILLQKSRNGLRDPNTRWTFPIPYILADNLGLNAKGAILYAFEMFRLKSCVDFKPYEGESSYIIFQQFDGCWSEVGDQHVGQNISIGQGCAYKAIIEHEILHALGFYHEQSRTDRDDYVNIWWDQILSGYQHNFDTYDDSLITDLNTPYDYESLMHYQPFSFNKNASVPTITAKIPEFNSIIGQRLDFSAIDLERLNRMYNCTTTHTLLDHCTFEKANICGMIQGTRDDTDWAHQDSAQAGEVDHTLLGQCTGAGYFMQFSTSSGSAEEAALLESRILYPKRKQQCLQFFYKMTGSPSDRLVVWVRRDDSTGNVRKLVKVQTFQGDDDHNWKIAHVVLKEEQKFRYLFQGTKGDPQNSTGGIYLDDITLTETPCPTGVWTVRNFSQVLENTSKGDKLQSPRFYNSEGYGFGVTLYPNSRESSGYLRLAFHVCSGENDAILEWPVENRQVIITILDQEPDVRNRMSSSMVFTTSKSHTSPAINDTVIWDRPSRVGTYHTDCNCFRSIDLGWSGFISHQMLKRRSFLKNDDLIIFVDFEDITHLSQTEVPTKGKRLSPQGLILQGQEQQVSEEGSGKAMLEEALPVSLSQGQPSRQKRSVENTGPLEDHNWPQYFRDPCDPNPCQNDGICVNVKGMASCRCISGHAFFYTGERCQAVQVHGSVLGMVIGGTAGVIFLTFSIIAILSQRPRK, from the exons CTGCAGGCTTGGACCTCTTTCAAGGGGACATCCTCTTGCAG AAATCCAGAAATGGCCTGAGAGACCCAAACACCAGGTGGACGTTCCCCATTCCTTACATCTTGGCTGATAATTTGG GGCTGAATGCTAAAGGAGCCATTCTGTATGCCTTTGAGATGTTCCGTCTCAAGTCCTGTGTGGATTTCAAGCCCTATGAAGGAGAGAGCTCATATATCATATTTCAACAGTTTGATGG GTGCTGGTCTGAGGTTGGTGACCAACATGTGGGACAGAACATTTCCATTGGCCAAGGATGTGCCTATAAGGCCATCATAGAACACGAGATCCTGCATGCTTTGGGATTTTACCACGAGCAGTCAAGGACGGACCGGGATGATTATGTGAACATCTGGTGGGACCAAATTCTTTCAG GTTACCAGCACAACTTTGACACCTATGATGATAGCTTAATCACAGACCTCAATACACCCTATGATTATGAGTCTTTGATGCACTACCAGCCTTTCTCATTTAACAAGAATGCAAGTGTTCCCACCATCACAGCCAAGATCCCTGAGTTTAACTCCATTATCGGACAGCGCCTGGATTTCAGTGCCATTGATTTAGAGAGGCTGAACCGAATGTACAATTGCA cCACAACTCACACTCTTTTGGACCACTGTACTTTTGAGAAGGCAAACATCTGTGGAATGATTCAGGGCACCAGAGATGACACTGACTGGGCCCATCAGGACAGTGCTCAGGCTGGAGAAGTGGATCACACCTTGTTGGGACAATGCACAG GTGCCGGCTACTTCATGCAGTTCAGCACCAGCTCGGGGTCCGCGGAAGAGGCAGCCCTACTGGAGTCTCGGATTCTTTACCCAAAGAGGAAGCAGCAGTGCCtgcaatttttctataaaatgacgGGAAGTCCTTCAGACAGACTCGTTGTCTGGGTCAGGAGGGATGACAGCACAGGCAATGTTCGCAAGTTGGTGAAGGTGCAGACTTTTCAAG GAGATGATGACCACAATTGGAAAATTGCCCATGTGGTGCTCAAAGAGGAACAGAAGTTTCGCTACCTTTTCCAGGGCACAAAAGGCGACCCTCAGAACTCAACTGGGGGAATTTACCTAGATGACATCACTCTGACAGAAACCCCCTGCCCCACAGGGGTCTGGACAGTCCGGAATTTCTCCCAAGTCCTTGAGAACACCAGCAAAGGGGACAAGCTTCAGAGCCCTCGATTCTACAATTCGGAGGGATATGGTTTTGGGGTAACTTTATACCCAAATAGCAGAGAAAGCTCTGGTTACTTGAGACTTGCTTTTCATGTGTGCAGTGGGGAGAACGATGCTATCCTGGAGTGGCCGGTAGAAAACAGACAGGTGATAATTACCATCCTTGACCAGGAGCCTGATGTCCGGAACAGGATGTCCTCAAGCATGGTGTTCACTACCTCGAAGTCGCACACATCTCCAG CGATAAATGACACTGTCATCTGGGACAGGCCGTCCAGGGTGGGAACCTATCATACGGACTGTAATTGTTTTAGAAGCATCGACTTGGGCTGGAGTGGTTTCATTTCCCACCAAATGCTGAAAAGGAGGAGTTTCCTGAAAAATGATGACCTCATCATATTTGTGGACTTTGAAG ATATCACCCACCTCAGCCAGACTGAAGTTCCCACTAAAGGCAAAAGACTGAGCCCCCAAGGCCTCATTCTCCAAGGCCAGGAGCAGCAGGTCTCCGAAGAAGGTTCGGGAAAGGCCATGTTAGAGGAAGCCCTACCTGTCAGCCTGAGCCAGGGGCAGCCCAGCCGACAGAAGCGGTCGGTGGAGAACACAGGCCCCCTGGAGGACCATAACTGGCCACAGTACTTCAGAGACCCATGTGACCCAAACCCTTGCCAAAATGACGGCATCTGTGTGAACGTGAAGGGGATGGCGAGCTGCAG GTGCATCTCTGGACATGCTTTCTTCTACACGGGGGAGCGCTGTCAGGCCGTGCAGGTGCACGGCAGTGTCCTGGGCATGGTGATCGGAGGCACGGCTGGCGTGATCTTCTTGACCTTCTCCATCATCGCCATCCTTTCCCAAAGGCCAAGGAAGTGA
- the MEP1A gene encoding meprin A subunit alpha precursor, with the protein MAWIRSTCILFFTLLFAHIAAVPIKYLPEENVHDADFGEQKDISEINLAAGLDLFQGDILLQKSRNGLRDPNTRWTFPIPYILADNLGLNAKGAILYAFEMFRLKSCVDFKPYEGESSYIIFQQFDGCWSEVGDQHVGQNISIGQGCAYKAIIEHEILHALGFYHEQSRTDRDDYVNIWWDQILSGYQHNFDTYDDSLITDLNTPYDYESLMHYQPFSFNKNASVPTITAKIPEFNSIIGQRLDFSAIDLERLNRMYNCTTTHTLLDHCTFEKANICGMIQGTRDDTDWAHQDSAQAGEVDHTLLGQCTGAGYFMQFSTSSGSAEEAALLESRILYPKRKQQCLQFFYKMTGSPSDRLVVWVRRDDSTGNVRKLVKVQTFQGDDDHNWKIAHVVLKEEQKFRYLFQGTKGDPQNSTGGIYLDDITLTETPCPTGVWTVRNFSQVLENTSKGDKLQSPRFYNSEGYGFGVTLYPNSRESSGYLRLAFHVCSGENDAILEWPVENRQVIITILDQEPDVRNRMSSSMVFTTSKSHTSPAINDTVIWDRPSRVGTYHTDCNCFRSIDLGWSGFISHQMLKRRSFLKNDDLIIFVDFEDITHLSQTEVPTKGKRLSPQGLILQGQEQQVSEEGSGKAMLEEALPVSLSQGQPSRQKRSVENTGPLEDHNWPQYFRDPCDPNPCQNDGICVNVKGMASCRCISGHAFFYTGERCQAVQVHGSVLGMVIGGTAGVIFLTFSIIAILSQRPRK; encoded by the exons CTGCAGGCTTGGACCTCTTTCAAGGGGACATCCTCTTGCAG AAATCCAGAAATGGCCTGAGAGACCCAAACACCAGGTGGACGTTCCCCATTCCTTACATCTTGGCTGATAATTTGG GGCTGAATGCTAAAGGAGCCATTCTGTATGCCTTTGAGATGTTCCGTCTCAAGTCCTGTGTGGATTTCAAGCCCTATGAAGGAGAGAGCTCATATATCATATTTCAACAGTTTGATGG GTGCTGGTCTGAGGTTGGTGACCAACATGTGGGACAGAACATTTCCATTGGCCAAGGATGTGCCTATAAGGCCATCATAGAACACGAGATCCTGCATGCTTTGGGATTTTACCACGAGCAGTCAAGGACGGACCGGGATGATTATGTGAACATCTGGTGGGACCAAATTCTTTCAG GTTACCAGCACAACTTTGACACCTATGATGATAGCTTAATCACAGACCTCAATACACCCTATGATTATGAGTCTTTGATGCACTACCAGCCTTTCTCATTTAACAAGAATGCAAGTGTTCCCACCATCACAGCCAAGATCCCTGAGTTTAACTCCATTATCGGACAGCGCCTGGATTTCAGTGCCATTGATTTAGAGAGGCTGAACCGAATGTACAATTGCA cCACAACTCACACTCTTTTGGACCACTGTACTTTTGAGAAGGCAAACATCTGTGGAATGATTCAGGGCACCAGAGATGACACTGACTGGGCCCATCAGGACAGTGCTCAGGCTGGAGAAGTGGATCACACCTTGTTGGGACAATGCACAG GTGCCGGCTACTTCATGCAGTTCAGCACCAGCTCGGGGTCCGCGGAAGAGGCAGCCCTACTGGAGTCTCGGATTCTTTACCCAAAGAGGAAGCAGCAGTGCCtgcaatttttctataaaatgacgGGAAGTCCTTCAGACAGACTCGTTGTCTGGGTCAGGAGGGATGACAGCACAGGCAATGTTCGCAAGTTGGTGAAGGTGCAGACTTTTCAAG GAGATGATGACCACAATTGGAAAATTGCCCATGTGGTGCTCAAAGAGGAACAGAAGTTTCGCTACCTTTTCCAGGGCACAAAAGGCGACCCTCAGAACTCAACTGGGGGAATTTACCTAGATGACATCACTCTGACAGAAACCCCCTGCCCCACAGGGGTCTGGACAGTCCGGAATTTCTCCCAAGTCCTTGAGAACACCAGCAAAGGGGACAAGCTTCAGAGCCCTCGATTCTACAATTCGGAGGGATATGGTTTTGGGGTAACTTTATACCCAAATAGCAGAGAAAGCTCTGGTTACTTGAGACTTGCTTTTCATGTGTGCAGTGGGGAGAACGATGCTATCCTGGAGTGGCCGGTAGAAAACAGACAGGTGATAATTACCATCCTTGACCAGGAGCCTGATGTCCGGAACAGGATGTCCTCAAGCATGGTGTTCACTACCTCGAAGTCGCACACATCTCCAG CGATAAATGACACTGTCATCTGGGACAGGCCGTCCAGGGTGGGAACCTATCATACGGACTGTAATTGTTTTAGAAGCATCGACTTGGGCTGGAGTGGTTTCATTTCCCACCAAATGCTGAAAAGGAGGAGTTTCCTGAAAAATGATGACCTCATCATATTTGTGGACTTTGAAG ATATCACCCACCTCAGCCAGACTGAAGTTCCCACTAAAGGCAAAAGACTGAGCCCCCAAGGCCTCATTCTCCAAGGCCAGGAGCAGCAGGTCTCCGAAGAAGGTTCGGGAAAGGCCATGTTAGAGGAAGCCCTACCTGTCAGCCTGAGCCAGGGGCAGCCCAGCCGACAGAAGCGGTCGGTGGAGAACACAGGCCCCCTGGAGGACCATAACTGGCCACAGTACTTCAGAGACCCATGTGACCCAAACCCTTGCCAAAATGACGGCATCTGTGTGAACGTGAAGGGGATGGCGAGCTGCAG GTGCATCTCTGGACATGCTTTCTTCTACACGGGGGAGCGCTGTCAGGCCGTGCAGGTGCACGGCAGTGTCCTGGGCATGGTGATCGGAGGCACGGCTGGCGTGATCTTCTTGACCTTCTCCATCATCGCCATCCTTTCCCAAAGGCCAAGGAAGTGA
- the MEP1A gene encoding meprin A subunit alpha isoform X2 encodes MAWIRSTCILFFTLLFAHIAAVPIKYLPEENVHDADFGEQKDISEINLAAGLDLFQGDILLQKSRNGLRDPNTRWTFPIPYILADNLGLNAKGAILYAFEMFRLKSCVDFKPYEGESSYIIFQQFDGCWSEVGDQHVGQNISIGQGCAYKAIIEHEILHALGFYHEQSRTDRDDYVNIWWDQILSGYQHNFDTYDDSLITDLNTPYDYESLMHYQPFSFNKNASVPTITAKIPEFNSIIGQRLDFSAIDLERLNRMYNCTTTHTLLDHCTFEKANICGMIQGTRDDTDWAHQDSAQAGEVDHTLLGQCTGAGYFMQFSTSSGSAEEAALLESRILYPKRKQQCLQFFYKMTGSPSDRLVVWVRRDDSTGNVRKLVKVQTFQGDDDHNWKIAHVVLKEEQKFRYLFQGTKGDPQNSTGGIYLDDITLTETPCPTGVWTVRNFSQVLENTSKGDKLQSPRFYNSEGYGFGVTLYPNSRESSGYLRLAFHVCSGENDAILEWPVENRQVIITILDQEPDVRNRMSSSMVFTTSKSHTSPAINDTVIWDRPSRVGTYHTDCNCFRSIDLGWSGFISHQMLKRRSFLKNDDLIIFVDFEDITHLSQTEVPTKGKRLSPQGLILQGQEQQVSEEGSGKAMLEEALPVSLSQGQPSRQKRSVENTGPLEDHNWPQYFRDPCDPNPCQNDGICVNVKGMASCRASIWLRLSQS; translated from the exons CTGCAGGCTTGGACCTCTTTCAAGGGGACATCCTCTTGCAG AAATCCAGAAATGGCCTGAGAGACCCAAACACCAGGTGGACGTTCCCCATTCCTTACATCTTGGCTGATAATTTGG GGCTGAATGCTAAAGGAGCCATTCTGTATGCCTTTGAGATGTTCCGTCTCAAGTCCTGTGTGGATTTCAAGCCCTATGAAGGAGAGAGCTCATATATCATATTTCAACAGTTTGATGG GTGCTGGTCTGAGGTTGGTGACCAACATGTGGGACAGAACATTTCCATTGGCCAAGGATGTGCCTATAAGGCCATCATAGAACACGAGATCCTGCATGCTTTGGGATTTTACCACGAGCAGTCAAGGACGGACCGGGATGATTATGTGAACATCTGGTGGGACCAAATTCTTTCAG GTTACCAGCACAACTTTGACACCTATGATGATAGCTTAATCACAGACCTCAATACACCCTATGATTATGAGTCTTTGATGCACTACCAGCCTTTCTCATTTAACAAGAATGCAAGTGTTCCCACCATCACAGCCAAGATCCCTGAGTTTAACTCCATTATCGGACAGCGCCTGGATTTCAGTGCCATTGATTTAGAGAGGCTGAACCGAATGTACAATTGCA cCACAACTCACACTCTTTTGGACCACTGTACTTTTGAGAAGGCAAACATCTGTGGAATGATTCAGGGCACCAGAGATGACACTGACTGGGCCCATCAGGACAGTGCTCAGGCTGGAGAAGTGGATCACACCTTGTTGGGACAATGCACAG GTGCCGGCTACTTCATGCAGTTCAGCACCAGCTCGGGGTCCGCGGAAGAGGCAGCCCTACTGGAGTCTCGGATTCTTTACCCAAAGAGGAAGCAGCAGTGCCtgcaatttttctataaaatgacgGGAAGTCCTTCAGACAGACTCGTTGTCTGGGTCAGGAGGGATGACAGCACAGGCAATGTTCGCAAGTTGGTGAAGGTGCAGACTTTTCAAG GAGATGATGACCACAATTGGAAAATTGCCCATGTGGTGCTCAAAGAGGAACAGAAGTTTCGCTACCTTTTCCAGGGCACAAAAGGCGACCCTCAGAACTCAACTGGGGGAATTTACCTAGATGACATCACTCTGACAGAAACCCCCTGCCCCACAGGGGTCTGGACAGTCCGGAATTTCTCCCAAGTCCTTGAGAACACCAGCAAAGGGGACAAGCTTCAGAGCCCTCGATTCTACAATTCGGAGGGATATGGTTTTGGGGTAACTTTATACCCAAATAGCAGAGAAAGCTCTGGTTACTTGAGACTTGCTTTTCATGTGTGCAGTGGGGAGAACGATGCTATCCTGGAGTGGCCGGTAGAAAACAGACAGGTGATAATTACCATCCTTGACCAGGAGCCTGATGTCCGGAACAGGATGTCCTCAAGCATGGTGTTCACTACCTCGAAGTCGCACACATCTCCAG CGATAAATGACACTGTCATCTGGGACAGGCCGTCCAGGGTGGGAACCTATCATACGGACTGTAATTGTTTTAGAAGCATCGACTTGGGCTGGAGTGGTTTCATTTCCCACCAAATGCTGAAAAGGAGGAGTTTCCTGAAAAATGATGACCTCATCATATTTGTGGACTTTGAAG ATATCACCCACCTCAGCCAGACTGAAGTTCCCACTAAAGGCAAAAGACTGAGCCCCCAAGGCCTCATTCTCCAAGGCCAGGAGCAGCAGGTCTCCGAAGAAGGTTCGGGAAAGGCCATGTTAGAGGAAGCCCTACCTGTCAGCCTGAGCCAGGGGCAGCCCAGCCGACAGAAGCGGTCGGTGGAGAACACAGGCCCCCTGGAGGACCATAACTGGCCACAGTACTTCAGAGACCCATGTGACCCAAACCCTTGCCAAAATGACGGCATCTGTGTGAACGTGAAGGGGATGGCGAGCTGCAG